CGGTGCGGATTCGTTCTTGTTGCTGTTTTCATCCTGAGTCTGGCCACGATTCAACCCTGCGATGCGGCCCGGCCTTTCGTGCTTGGCATGTCCGCGCCCTTTTCCGGGCCGAGTCGGGGGCTGGGCATTGAATTGTACCGGGGAGCGGCCGCCTGTTTCGCCCATGTGAATCAGGGCGGGGGAATCAACGGCCGACGGATCGAGATTCTTGCTCTGGACGATGGATACGACCCTGTCCCTGCCATCGACAACACCATCCATTTTCTTGAAAACGAAGAGGTCCTTTGCCTGTTCAGCTATGTGGGCACGCCCACGGTGACGCGCGTGCTTCCGTTGCTCAAGGGGTATGACGGGACCAGAAAGCTTCTGTTCTTTCCCTTTTCCGGCGCTCAGCCGCAGCGGGAATTTCCCTACGAAAGACATGTGTTCAATGCCCGGGCATCGTACCGGCAGGAAATTCGCGGCCTTGTCGACAAGTTTGTCGGACTGGGGCGAACCCGGGTTGCCGTGCTCTATCAGGTGGATGCATTCGGCCGGAGCGGCTGGGACGGGACGCGTCGCGCCCTCGCCAAACACGGGCTCGAACTTGCCGGAGAAGCCACGTTTTCCCGGGGAGCCTGTTTCGGGGATTCCATGAACGCGCAGGTCGAGGTCCTGCGCAAGGCAGCCCCGGACGTCATTCTTGCCGTGGGACCATACGCGGCCTGCGCCGCCTTTGTCCGGGATGCAAGGGATGCCGGGCTGGACGTGCCTGTGGCTACTCTGTCCTTCGTGGGCAGCGAGAACATGCTCAAGTTGCTGCAATCGGCCCAAAGGGATTCGGGCCGGGTCTATACCCGGGATATCGTCAATTCCCAGGTCGTGCCCAGCTATGAGGACCTTTCCCTGCCTGCGGTCCGCGAGTACCGGGCGGACATGGATTCCCTGGCACAGGCTGCGCCGGACAAGGCCGAGCAGGGATATGCGCCGCTCCGCTACAGTTTCGTGAGTCTGGAGGGCTATCTCAATGCGCGGGTCATGACCGCGATCCTGCGAAAGTTTGCGGAATCTCCGGAAAATGGTCTGGCTGCTGCCGCGGAATCGATCAGGAATCTGGAGGTCGGCGTCGGTATTCGCATCGGGTTTGACAAGGACTGTCATCAGGGCCCGGGCAATGTGTATTTCACCACGATTCGCGATGGCAAGTTCGTTCCGATCAGGCCCGAAGACTGGGCGCGGTGGCAAAAATGAAGCGCGCATCCCGACTGTTCACCAAGACCATGATTCTGGCTTTCTGCCTGTTCGGGGTCATTGCCAACATGACGTCGGGCACGGCCGCCTACATTCTGCATTCGCGGATGACGGACGAGTTCATCAGCAAGGGCACGGCCATTGCCCGGAGCATTGCGGACGCAAGTCAGGAGATCGTGCTCAACAGGGATGCGGCCACGTTGCAGGCCATGACCGATCAGTTTCTGGAGATCGAGGGTGTTTCCTACGTATATGTTCTTGATGCGGAACGGACCGCAGTGGCGCATACGTTCGTGCCGGTCATGCCCGAGGAGCTGCGCGGATTGCAGGAGGAACGGGAAAGGACCGTGGTCACGGAACTCGAGGTCGGCGGGTACGGCGGGATCATCGACATTTCCGCGCCGATTCTGGCCGGGGTCGCCGGCTACGTGCACGTGGGCATGAGCAGGGACCTGATCGTTTCCTATTTCTGGTCCGCCGTGATCAAGCTGCAAGGGTTGCTCTTCTTCATTTTCTGGGGGTGCGTGGCCCTGCTGTACTATTTTTCCCGCCGCATATCCCGTCCGTTGCGTGAACTGACGGAATACGCCGAACGTCTGTCCCGGCACGATTTCTCCGGGGATATCGACATCCGCTCCAACGACGAGGTGGGCCTGCTGGGCCGGACCATGCAGGCCATGGCCCACGAATTGTCCGTGCTGTTTTCCGAAATGGAGGAAGAGGTCAACCGGTCCACAACCGATCTTCGGGAGAGCATGAGCTATCTTCGGGCGATTATCGACAACCTTGCGGACGGTCTGCTGGTGGTCGGTCCAGCCGGGGACATTGCCCTCATCAATCCGGCCATCCGGGACTGTTTCGATCTGGAGACCGGGGATTTTACGGGCAAGCCCGTTGGCAGCGTCTTTCCGCCCGAGGTCGAGGCGCTGGCCCGGCATGTCCTGTCGCGCGATCCCGTGGCGCATGCGGCGGAACTGCCCCTGTCCCGGTCGCGAACGGGCAAGGCGGTCGGCACCATCATCCAGACCGACGAAGGCGAAGCGCCGCGCTGTCTGGGCGGCGTCATCCTGATTCGGGACATCACCAAAGAAAAGGTGCTGGATCGGCTCAAGACCGAATTCATTTCCACGGTGTCGCACGAGCTGCGCACGCCCATGACCTCGGTGCTCGGATTCGCCAAGATCATTCGCAAGAAGCTGGATCAGTCCGTGTTTCCGGCCGTGGTCGGGGATGCCCGGGCGAGCCGGGCGTCACGCAGGGTCCGGGAGAATCTGGACATCATCGTGACCGAAGCCGAGCGGCTTACCGAACTCATCAACGACGTGCTGGACATTGCCAAGATGGAATCGGGTCGGGCCCAATGGCGGGATCAGATCGTGGACATGGGCGAGGTGGTGCGGCAGGCCGTGGACTCCACGCAGGGCCTGTGGTCGGCAAAGGAGCTTCAGGTTGTGTGCGAGGTGGAACCTGATCTGCCGCATGTTCGGGGCGACAAGGCCCGGCTCATGCAGGTGGTGGTCAATCTGCTTTCCAACGCCGTGAAATTCACGGAGGCGAGTCCCATTGTCTGCCGCGTCTTTCGCAAGGGCGACCGCATCGTGACCAGCGTGGAGGACAAGGGCATCGGCATAGCGGAAAAGGACATGGCCTCGATTTTCGACAAGTTCAGGCAGGCCGGGGATACCCTGACCGAAAAGCCCAGCGGCACGGGGCTCGGATTGCCCATCTCGCGTCAGATCGTGGAGCACCACCGGGGCGAAATCCGGGTGGAGAGCGAGCCGGAAAAGGGCAGCCGCTTCTTTTTTTCCCTTCCGGTCATGTTCATATCCAGCCTTGACGACCTGCCTGCGGACGAAAAGGTGGTGTGCGGCGATGAAGAGCAGGTCCGGGCCATTGAGCGCAAGGCCATGCTCGTGGAGGAAAAGCGGGATCAGGATTCCGCGCCTCTGGTGCTGGTCGTGGATGACGATCCCTCCCTGGGGGCTCTGTTGACCCAGATTCTGGAAGGCGAAGGATTTCGCGTTCGGGTGGCCGTGAACGGGGAGCAGGCGCTGGCTTTGGCCAAGGAGCTGCTGCCCAATCTCATCACCATGGACCTGATGCTGCCGGGCATGGACGGCCGGACCGCTATAACGTGCTTGCGTCGCAACCCGTTTACCCGGCATATTCCCATTCTGGTGCTCAGTGCCCTGAGCGACGCCATGGAAGCCGGAGGGGATGTCGCGCTGGTCAAGCCCGTGGACGATGTCCGGCTCGTGGAGGTGGTCCGTGCCCTGCTTCTGGAAAAGGACATGCGGCGTTCCTGCATGATTCTGGGCGAAGAGGACCGCGACTACTGCTACGAGGAACTCAAGGTCATCTGTCCGGGAACCATAACCTTCTGTCCGCCGGGGCAGATATGGGGGCGCATCGAGCAGGGGTTTCGGGGCATGGTCTTCGTGCCTGCCGAGGTGTCCTCCGGCATGGATCTGGAAAGACTGGCGCGCACTCCGGAGGTGGAGGTCGTGATCCTGCCCGGCACCACTGTTTCGGCAGACCTGACCTGACAGATGATTTGCGCACTTGACGGGGTTTGTGGCATGAAGGGAAAAGGGGCCGATGCCGGACCCGCACATCTTTCGTTCGAAGGAGAAAGTGATGCCGAAAAAAATCCTCATAGTAGACGATGAGGTCCATATCAAGATGCTGCTTGAGCAGACGCTTGAGGAGCTTGAAGACGAGTACGACGTCGAATTGTTCACTGCATCCGACGGCGAGGAGGGACTGGATTTCATCCGTTCCGAGCGCCCGGATCTTGTCTTTCTGGACATCATGATGCCCAAGATGAACGGGTACGAGGTCTGTCGGGTAGTCATGGATGACGACGAACTCAAGAGCACCCAGATCATTTTGTTAACGGCCAAGGGGCAGGAAGTGGATCGCAAGCAGGGATTGGAGCTCGGCGCCAAGATGTACATGACCAAACCCTTTGACCCGGATGAAATCCTGAAGGTTTCCAAAGACCTGCTGGCTTTGTAACCACAGCATGACGCCACTGAAGAAATACATCCGTCCGCAGGTCCTCAAGCGTTTTCTGGAAAAGGCGCTGAATGCTGCCGGTTCCGGCAGCGTGGTGGCCATCGAGTATGAAGGCGAGATGATTCTGGTGGCCGGAGTCGATTCCCCGGCCGAGTTCGATGCCGGGGGCGCAGATGTTTTTTCCGAACCGATTTCCTTCAATTCCATACACTCCGGACGGCTGCTTCTGAAACGAAGCGGTGATTTCGAGGAGAGCGGGCGGCTTCTGTCCTTCATGGCCTACACACTTCAGGGCTATGTGGACATGGAGGCGGCGCGTCGTTCCATTGGTGAGGATTCTTTGGCCAAGTACAGGGAACTTGCCCTGTTGTATAGGTCCGTTCCCGAAATCAACACGTCGCTGCGTCTTCGGGATGTGGTCGGAGCCTTGCTCAATGAATGTCGGCGGGAGAATTATCCCGGTGAAGTGGGCATGGTTTTTCTGTCCGACCCGGCATCGAATCGCTTCAAGCTTTTCACCCAGTTCGGATTGCCCTTTGGCAGCAACCCGGAACAGTTGGCAGGGAGCAGGATTTTTCAGAATGTCATCTTCTTCGGGCGAAGCGAGATTGTCGACGATCTGGATCAGGACGAGCGCTGGCATGGCGAGATTCCCCGCGTCAGGAGCATGGCCCTGATTCCCATTGTTTCGCCGAACAGATGCGAAGGCATGCTCGTGCTTGCCTCGGAAAACACCGGACTGTTCGAAGCGGCCCACGCCAAGAGCCTGTCCACTCTGGCATCGGTTGCCGGCATTTCCGTGAGCAACGCGTTCAACTTCGAGGGCGTGCAACGGCTCATGGATGCGATGCTCAAGGCCTTGGCCGAGGCCATTGATTCGCGCGACCCCTTTACTGCGGGCCATTCCGAACGCGTGGCCCAGCTTGCCGTGGCCTTTGCTCTGGTCTTGAACGAATCCCCGGAATTCTCGGACATTCATTTTTCCGATGCCGACCTGCGGGAGATATATTACGCAGGAATTCTGCATGACGTGGGCAAGATCGGCATTCGCGAGGACGTGCTGACAAAGGATTCGCGCTTGCCGAAGCGGCGGCTGGAAGTCATCCGTTCCCGTTTCCAGATAGCCGCTCACGCCGGAAAGCTGAACTGGGTCGAAGCGTTCGAGTGCGTGCGCAACCTGAATACGGCCATGAATCCGCGGCAGGAGGATCTGGACTTTGTCCGTTCACTGAGCGGGTTGCACTGGGGCGTGGATGACGAACGCATGCCGCTTCTGTATTCGGATGAGCTTGAAGCCCTGCTTTTGCCCTACGGCAACCTGACCCCGGACGAGCGGCGCGAGATCGAGCGTCATCCCGCCGAAAGCGAACGCATTCTTCAGCACATTCCCTTGCAGGAAGGCTTTGTCCATCTGCTGACCATCATTCGCCAGCATCATGAGCGCATGGACGGGTCTGGTTATCCGGACGGCGTGATCGGGAATGAAATCCTGTTGCAGAGCCGTCTCATGGCCATTGTGGACATCTACGACGCCGTGACCCAGGAGCGGCACTACAAGCCCGCCTATACCCGGCGCGAGGCCATGAACATCCTGTCCGGGGATGCCGAGCGCGGCAAACTCGACGCCGTTCTCGTGAACCTGTTTCAGACCAATCTTGCCCGTGTCGAGGAGTTGGCCGAGCGGGTCAAGGGCTCCCGGATCAACCACATTGCGGAGATAACGGGATCGTCCATGTTCAGCCGGTGATCTCTTCGGACTGCACGTTGTTTCTGCCGCTTTCCTTGGCCCGATACAGAGCTGCATCCGCCCGGCCCACAAACGCTTCCAGCGCTTCCCCGGCCTTGTACTCCGCCACTCCCATGCTGACCGTCACGTTTTTCAGGACCGGGTCCGAACTTTCCGCGATGAACAGGCGCAGCTTTTCGGCATAGGCAAACGCGCCGAGCCTGTCGACATTGGGACTGAGAATCAGGAATTCCTCTCCGCCCCATCTGCATATGCTGTCCGTGGTCCGGCTGTTTTCCGAAAATTCCCTTGCCAATTGGCGAAGCACTTCATCCCCTGCCTGATGTCCCTGCGTGTCATTGATCCTCTTGAAATGATCGATGTCCGCCATGACGACGGAAAGCGGCGTTCCGTACCGGTTGGCGCGATCCATTTCCTGCTCCAGAGTCGTATCCATGCTCCGCCTGTTTAGCAGTCCGGTCAGTGGATCGGTGCTGGCCAATTGCTCAAGGCGACGGTTGAGTGCGCCGATGCGTTCGAAGTTGCCTTGAATCTGGTCGGCCATGCCTGCCAGTGCATCGGCAAGGCGCGATATTTCGAGGTTGTGCCGTTTGGGGAGAGTGAGCAGCCTTTTGCGCATCTGCGGCAAGTCGGTGAGGTTGCGTGAATAGGCCAGAATGATCTGCATGAGGCGGCTGTAGGGAGCGATCTGCCACTGTACGAAAAGCAGCAGGAAAAGCAGGGTAACGCCGCCTGCAATCAGGCTGTTCTTGCGAAGGGAGGCCTTGAGTTCAAGCAGGTCCGCATGCCGCGCATCCGGAAGCAGGGTGATGAAGACGCCTTCGCTGCCCACGAATCCGATACCGCCCGGGGCAAGGGGCACCTGGTCGCTTCCGGGAGGTGGGGGGTGGGAATGGATCATGGCACCCTCGGGGCTGCGTATGCTCAGGATGGTCCAGCTGTCGGGCACGAGTCTGCCAAGCATGCCCGGGGTCAGGTGCATTGCCGCAGCCACGACGCCGACCGGGGTGTCGTTGTACTTGTTGATGATGCGGCTGGCCACCAGTGCGAGTTTTCCGTCAACCATGGCCAGACCGAGAAATTCCCCGTCCTTGAGTGCGGCGCGGAAATAGTCGGCTTGCGCGATGGAATCGCCGAAACGGAATTCCTCCGGAGCGCGGGCCAGCACCATGCCGTTGACGTCGGCAAAGGATATGCAGTCGATGTCGCCCACAAAGGCGATGCTCCAGTCGTACAGTTCGTTGTTGTCCGCCACCTCCACCGCACTGACGATTTCGTTGGGCCGGGACAGGCTGACCGCTACCTGCGCGATGCCGGAAGCCACGTTTCCAAAAAGTTTGGCAACGCTGTCGGCCTTGGTTCTGGCGTTGGACCGGATCGAGTGTTCATATCTGGAAATGACCTGTTCCAGAGATATGGTGTTGATGGAGCTGAGCACGATGAACGGCACGAACACCATGAGGAAGATGAGAATGCGAAGCGACATGGCCCTAGTTCCGCAGAGATTCTCTTACCGAGTCATAGAACGCGTCGTCCCGGGCCTGAAAACCTGCGGCGCTCCAGCCAAGGATGCTTTTCATGGCCTTGCAGAAGGCATGGTCCGGGGGCATGGATTCAAGAGCTCGCCGGTAGGCCAGAACCTTTTTGCTGGAGACTTCCTCGTTCGCAATGATCGCGTCCAGCGGGATCGGATCGGATTTGTCGAGAATCCTGAATTTTTCACCGTGTTTGCGTGTGGCTGTGAAATAGGTGCCGTCGGACATGGCGCCAAGATCGATGGCTCCGGCCAGCAGGGCCTCCACCACTCTGTCGTGTTTCTTCAGAAAGAAGACCTTGCCGAAATAGGTGGACGGATCGATTCCCTGTTTGCGCAGCATCATGTTGGGATAGGCGTAGCCCGAGGTGGAATCCAGGTCCGTGAAGGCGAACCGTTTGCCCCGGGCCTGAATAAGGTCGTGGATGTCACTGGATTCGAGCGTGACCAGATAGGACTGGTAGAACGGCTGGATTGTTCCGGAATCCTCGTTCCTTTCCCTGTAGGTGGTGATGTACTGGATTGTCGGAACGGCTTTCTTGAGGCGGACGTAGTTGAGGGTGTTTGTCCAGGCCATGTCCAGCGTCCGGTTTTCCAGCCGATCCGCAAGTTCGTGATAGTCTCTCGTGATCACCGCTTCCACGCGGTCCCCGGTGTTTTTCTCCAGATATTGGGCGAGCATGTCCATGACCTTTTGCAGCTTGACCGGATCATTGGACGGAAACATGCCGAACTTGACGGTCCCGGCCGCAGCGGGCGCGGATACGCTCAGGACGAGCAGCAGGATTGCGAACAGTCTGCGCATTCTTCCCCCCTTGCGGCAAATGGTTGATCAGAAGGATACTGTAGGCAGTCTAGCGGAAGCTTGGCGTAATGACCACGGGCTCGGCGTGATAATCGTGAATTGTCAGGATTTGTCCCTGTTCACGAGATGTCCGGCAAGAGCAAAGGATACATGGCCTCCCTGAAGGATTCTGGAGCAGAATTCGCCCAGATCAAGGCCTGATTCCGAACGGAGCTGACGGAGCTCGTGCAGGCCGAGCACGGGGCAGACCTTGTTGCCGGGCATGAGCCGGATGGTTCGGACCAGTTCCAGTCCTTCATGGCGGGAAAACCCGGTCTGTTCCAGAATTTCAAGGCACTGGTCCTGAGTCAGGGCTTTGGTGGCCAGCCCGGCGTCGATCATGGCGGTTCCGGCCCGGCGCAGGGCGCGGCGAACCAGAACGAGTCGGGGCTGCGGAGCCCTGAGAAGGTCCAGTTCCCCGAGCATGTCCTCGGCAAAGGCAAGCCAGCCATGCACGAACAGGGGATGCGCAGTCTGGCTGAACACCGGGTCGTCCGAGGCCCGGCGGCTGGAATGGAGCAGGTGCAGGCCCGGATAGGTGTAGCGTGCGGCCAGAAACAGGTGTTCCCGCCGGATTCGTGCCAGCATGGTCTGGTCGTCCCGGAATCCCCGTCCGGAAAAGGCGTGGACATTGATGAAGCACTTGGCTGGGATGTCGGGAAGCAGTCCGGCTTCGTACTGGATCGGATCGGGCATGGATGACAGGTGCAGGGGCGGTTCGTGAATGTGCAGGTCCGCGTCCCGGAATATGCCGGGCAGGGCGTACTCCATGACGAAGCTGCGCAGTTCGTGAATGGTGCGGACCATTTCGTCCAGAGGGGCGGTCCCATCCATGCCTGTGTAGTCCTCGAGCAGGGAATGCCAGTCCCTGCCGAAGTCGCGGGAGGCCCGATCCAGTTCGCGCAGGCGGATGCGCCATTCGGTTTCCGCTATCTCGAAGATTTCCGCAGCGGATTTGTCCGATCCCAGCACGCCGGACATGACCG
Above is a window of Pseudodesulfovibrio tunisiensis DNA encoding:
- a CDS encoding ABC transporter substrate-binding protein, whose translation is MRKSGCHSVSLRCGFVLVAVFILSLATIQPCDAARPFVLGMSAPFSGPSRGLGIELYRGAAACFAHVNQGGGINGRRIEILALDDGYDPVPAIDNTIHFLENEEVLCLFSYVGTPTVTRVLPLLKGYDGTRKLLFFPFSGAQPQREFPYERHVFNARASYRQEIRGLVDKFVGLGRTRVAVLYQVDAFGRSGWDGTRRALAKHGLELAGEATFSRGACFGDSMNAQVEVLRKAAPDVILAVGPYAACAAFVRDARDAGLDVPVATLSFVGSENMLKLLQSAQRDSGRVYTRDIVNSQVVPSYEDLSLPAVREYRADMDSLAQAAPDKAEQGYAPLRYSFVSLEGYLNARVMTAILRKFAESPENGLAAAAESIRNLEVGVGIRIGFDKDCHQGPGNVYFTTIRDGKFVPIRPEDWARWQK
- a CDS encoding ATP-binding protein, which translates into the protein MKRASRLFTKTMILAFCLFGVIANMTSGTAAYILHSRMTDEFISKGTAIARSIADASQEIVLNRDAATLQAMTDQFLEIEGVSYVYVLDAERTAVAHTFVPVMPEELRGLQEERERTVVTELEVGGYGGIIDISAPILAGVAGYVHVGMSRDLIVSYFWSAVIKLQGLLFFIFWGCVALLYYFSRRISRPLRELTEYAERLSRHDFSGDIDIRSNDEVGLLGRTMQAMAHELSVLFSEMEEEVNRSTTDLRESMSYLRAIIDNLADGLLVVGPAGDIALINPAIRDCFDLETGDFTGKPVGSVFPPEVEALARHVLSRDPVAHAAELPLSRSRTGKAVGTIIQTDEGEAPRCLGGVILIRDITKEKVLDRLKTEFISTVSHELRTPMTSVLGFAKIIRKKLDQSVFPAVVGDARASRASRRVRENLDIIVTEAERLTELINDVLDIAKMESGRAQWRDQIVDMGEVVRQAVDSTQGLWSAKELQVVCEVEPDLPHVRGDKARLMQVVVNLLSNAVKFTEASPIVCRVFRKGDRIVTSVEDKGIGIAEKDMASIFDKFRQAGDTLTEKPSGTGLGLPISRQIVEHHRGEIRVESEPEKGSRFFFSLPVMFISSLDDLPADEKVVCGDEEQVRAIERKAMLVEEKRDQDSAPLVLVVDDDPSLGALLTQILEGEGFRVRVAVNGEQALALAKELLPNLITMDLMLPGMDGRTAITCLRRNPFTRHIPILVLSALSDAMEAGGDVALVKPVDDVRLVEVVRALLLEKDMRRSCMILGEEDRDYCYEELKVICPGTITFCPPGQIWGRIEQGFRGMVFVPAEVSSGMDLERLARTPEVEVVILPGTTVSADLT
- a CDS encoding response regulator transcription factor, which gives rise to MPKKILIVDDEVHIKMLLEQTLEELEDEYDVELFTASDGEEGLDFIRSERPDLVFLDIMMPKMNGYEVCRVVMDDDELKSTQIILLTAKGQEVDRKQGLELGAKMYMTKPFDPDEILKVSKDLLAL
- a CDS encoding HD domain-containing phosphohydrolase; its protein translation is MTPLKKYIRPQVLKRFLEKALNAAGSGSVVAIEYEGEMILVAGVDSPAEFDAGGADVFSEPISFNSIHSGRLLLKRSGDFEESGRLLSFMAYTLQGYVDMEAARRSIGEDSLAKYRELALLYRSVPEINTSLRLRDVVGALLNECRRENYPGEVGMVFLSDPASNRFKLFTQFGLPFGSNPEQLAGSRIFQNVIFFGRSEIVDDLDQDERWHGEIPRVRSMALIPIVSPNRCEGMLVLASENTGLFEAAHAKSLSTLASVAGISVSNAFNFEGVQRLMDAMLKALAEAIDSRDPFTAGHSERVAQLAVAFALVLNESPEFSDIHFSDADLREIYYAGILHDVGKIGIREDVLTKDSRLPKRRLEVIRSRFQIAAHAGKLNWVEAFECVRNLNTAMNPRQEDLDFVRSLSGLHWGVDDERMPLLYSDELEALLLPYGNLTPDERREIERHPAESERILQHIPLQEGFVHLLTIIRQHHERMDGSGYPDGVIGNEILLQSRLMAIVDIYDAVTQERHYKPAYTRREAMNILSGDAERGKLDAVLVNLFQTNLARVEELAERVKGSRINHIAEITGSSMFSR
- a CDS encoding sensor domain-containing diguanylate cyclase; protein product: MSLRILIFLMVFVPFIVLSSINTISLEQVISRYEHSIRSNARTKADSVAKLFGNVASGIAQVAVSLSRPNEIVSAVEVADNNELYDWSIAFVGDIDCISFADVNGMVLARAPEEFRFGDSIAQADYFRAALKDGEFLGLAMVDGKLALVASRIINKYNDTPVGVVAAAMHLTPGMLGRLVPDSWTILSIRSPEGAMIHSHPPPPGSDQVPLAPGGIGFVGSEGVFITLLPDARHADLLELKASLRKNSLIAGGVTLLFLLLFVQWQIAPYSRLMQIILAYSRNLTDLPQMRKRLLTLPKRHNLEISRLADALAGMADQIQGNFERIGALNRRLEQLASTDPLTGLLNRRSMDTTLEQEMDRANRYGTPLSVVMADIDHFKRINDTQGHQAGDEVLRQLAREFSENSRTTDSICRWGGEEFLILSPNVDRLGAFAYAEKLRLFIAESSDPVLKNVTVSMGVAEYKAGEALEAFVGRADAALYRAKESGRNNVQSEEITG
- a CDS encoding phosphate/phosphite/phosphonate ABC transporter substrate-binding protein codes for the protein MRRLFAILLLVLSVSAPAAAGTVKFGMFPSNDPVKLQKVMDMLAQYLEKNTGDRVEAVITRDYHELADRLENRTLDMAWTNTLNYVRLKKAVPTIQYITTYRERNEDSGTIQPFYQSYLVTLESSDIHDLIQARGKRFAFTDLDSTSGYAYPNMMLRKQGIDPSTYFGKVFFLKKHDRVVEALLAGAIDLGAMSDGTYFTATRKHGEKFRILDKSDPIPLDAIIANEEVSSKKVLAYRRALESMPPDHAFCKAMKSILGWSAAGFQARDDAFYDSVRESLRN
- a CDS encoding DUF885 family protein; the encoded protein is MKSKLADKYFAYLAKHFPVMCASARFSFMPAVRTSADRLDRLEDFSQSSIRSRMAKIRKFKNLFEAEQAKADTVEDRAKAEILAQNASGILTEFEQAQTWRKAPELYLSVAFTGLAQCQDMPAETDSVRARRMAKRLVKIPGFLSRVARNVEAISHSSRAAAQTLVRDCARFLNTLESGPLSREGRIARLAQKGLVSLRDFDRFVATRPEVPEPEGPDFTTVMSGVLGSDKSAAEIFEIAETEWRIRLRELDRASRDFGRDWHSLLEDYTGMDGTAPLDEMVRTIHELRSFVMEYALPGIFRDADLHIHEPPLHLSSMPDPIQYEAGLLPDIPAKCFINVHAFSGRGFRDDQTMLARIRREHLFLAARYTYPGLHLLHSSRRASDDPVFSQTAHPLFVHGWLAFAEDMLGELDLLRAPQPRLVLVRRALRRAGTAMIDAGLATKALTQDQCLEILEQTGFSRHEGLELVRTIRLMPGNKVCPVLGLHELRQLRSESGLDLGEFCSRILQGGHVSFALAGHLVNRDKS